A genomic region of Dictyostelium discoideum AX4 chromosome Un chrUn_0009, whole genome shotgun sequence contains the following coding sequences:
- a CDS encoding hypothetical protein (Slime mold (D.discoideum) transposon DIRS-1, complete, clone SB41): protein MGAISSLPTTHSFAFYPGEDELIQFEEGFYNTDLPNLEISNLVSDDSSSSSSSSSSHVSSSTGNIPRSIDQTISRVDTNPDSTTLEAGDYSTFQSHVMSFARTTNTKTAELLMKSREPLTLKVYSSSYTRFRNFCTLNSLNPANTTLVVF, encoded by the coding sequence ATGGGAGCAATATCTAGCCTTCCCACCACCCATTCTTTTGCCTTCTATCCTGGAGAAGATGAACTCATCCAGTTCGAAGAAGGTTTCTATAATACTGATCTTCCCAATCTGGAGATCAGCAACTTGGTTTCCGATGATTCAAGCTCAAGTTCCTCGTCATCATCGTCACATGTTTCCTCAAGTACTGGGAACATTCCAAGAAGTATTGACCAAACAATCAGTAGAGTCGATACCAACCCAGATTCAACAACGTTGGAAGCTGGGGATTATTCAACTTTCCAATCTCATGTAATGTCCTTCGCTCgtacaacaaatacaaaaacAGCTGAGCTGTTAATGAAGTCTCGGGAACCCCTAACTCTCAAAGTATATAGCTCCAGTTATACAAGATTCCGCAATTTCTGTACCTTGAACTCTTTGAATCCAGCAAACACTACCTTAGTTGTTTTCG